GCTTGGAAGAGAGGTTACTTGTTGTACGGTCCACCGGGCACCGGAAAGTCTAGCTTGGTTGCGGCCATGGCCAATCACCTCCACTTTAATATTTATGACCTCGAACTTACTAGCATTTCGAGCAACGATGAATTGAGGAAAGCCTTGATGTCTACTACTAATCGTTCTATTGTGGTCTTTGAGGATATTGATTGCAACAAGGAATCCCTTAGCCGGGAATCAACAGAGAACAAGAACTTCATAGTTTCCGAAACCAAATCCAAGGTCTGTAGTATTGCAttatttctgttttttctttttctttttagagaTGCACTAAAAAGAGTATACAAACAAGAGTAATTTGCATTAGAGTGTTTTCAAAGAAGTTATTGTATACAATGTATAGTTACATTTTTCTTAAACTATTCCgtttatatataggcattgaGAATCTGACATGAGATTAATTATGATTATTGCAGTTTACACTCTCGGGTTTACTGAATGTCGTCGATGGTCTGGGGTCAAGTTCCGGTGATGAGCGGATTATTGTGTTCACCACCAACCACAAGGAGCGGCTAGACCCTGCATTGTTGAGACCTGGTCGAATGGACATGCACATTCACATGTCGTATTGCACCCCAAAAGGGTTTGAGACCTTAGCCTCAAACTACCTTGGCATTCAGGACACTAGCAAACATCAGCTGTGTCAAGAAATTGAAGGGTTGATGGAGAGCACAAACATCACACCTGCAGAGGTTTGCGAGGAACTGATGAGGGGTGGGGGTGATGATGCTGATACTGCTCTTGAAGGACTTGTCAATTGCCTCAAGCGTAAGAGGCTCGAGACCTACAAattagaggaagaagaaatacGAAAAGCAAAGAGGCAGAAACCAGATAACAACGGGTCTGATATTTCCGAGAATTAGTAGAACTGATAGCATATGACGCCAattgagtttgagttgtttGTTGGTACTAGTTTGAGGTATGTTGATCTGGGTGTAAAACCAGCAAATCAAGCTAGACATTGTGATAATTTTTTCAGATAGGTTGCATTTTGTTTTAGCTTTTGTGAAAGCTCTAGCTCAGTTGCTTgattaataatttaatattgttcaatttcattttatcATAATCATCATATGTAGAAGAATTCGTAGTTCATATCATGATCCCCTTGACGTCTTggtctctctttttttttttttttttttttgacgtCTTGATCTCTAATTCATAACATTTTGCTATATGTACTGTTCTAGCTagctttttgtttcttttgataATGATACTATTCTAGCTTCAACGTTTGTTATTTTAGTTGAAATGGAATATTGATCTGTCCAATGTGTACTTAGTTTGATTTCAATGCTAGTTCGATCAGTATGGCAAGGTTACTGTTCAGTAGAATGCCTTGAAAAATAAACACAAGAAAAGCCAACAGCTAGCAAAGcaacaacaagaaaattaacagATTCTTGCGGAATGTATGCTGAAACGTACTGACGTACAGACGGTTTTGATGATCCAACGATATGGTATAGCTGTTGCTTGAGCTGGGTGACGTACTCCAAGCTCGTAATAATGCCACTTGATCAGTTTGATGTTTTGAAAATTGTTGGTGAAAGCTCCATCCTTTTACTATGGAGGGAATGTGCATGTACTAATATTCTTGCTTCAGAAATTAGTGAATGTACTGAATCAGGGGAGCTGAATGACCCCTGATTATACAAATTGATCTTAAGCTGGACAGCATGTTTTAGCAAAGGTGCAGTAGAATACCTCAAACTCTCCAGCTCTTTCAATATGTCAAGCTTGACTTGCTTATTTTACACTTCGACGAACAATTAACTCAAACAGTCAAACTAGTACTAAACAAACCATTTATACTTTAATTATATCTTATGCTATCAGTTCTACCAATTTTCGGAAATCTCAAACGCGTTGTTATCTGGTTTTTGCCTGTTCctattttttcttcctctACTTTGTAGGTTTTCAGTCTCTTACGCTTGAGGCAATTGACAAGTCCTTCGAGAGCAGTATCAGCACCATCACCCCCACCCCTCATAAGCTCTTCACAAACCTCTGCAGGGGTAGTGTTACTGCTCTCCATCAATGCTTCAATTTCTCCACACAGGCTATGGTCACCAGTGTCCTGAATGCCGAGGTAGTTCGAGGCTAAGGTCTTGAACCCTTTAGGGGTGCAACATGACATGTGAATGTGCATGTCCATTCAACCAGGCCTCAACAATGCAGGGTCTAGCCGCTCCTTGTGGTTGGTGGTGAAAACAATAATCCTCTCATCACCGCCGCCCCCAAATCGctcctttctttcttctccaaCCCTACACGGCCCAAGGCCGCCTCCAAACCTCCTCACGCattcacacgcgccgccgtaggcggcggtatctcctcctcctccgaatcTTCCCCAAATCAATCCAAAATCAtcacacaatcacacacaaacatcaaatatatcaaatcataccTAGATCGTACGGTGGAGCCTTCAGAACGTCGTCGGAGAGGGATGGATCGCCGATCGTGGTCGATTCCTCGTGGAGGGCGTGTCGTGGCTcgaattgtaataaccctatttttcaaacaatatttggtttgatatgaattttataaagttttgaaattcaagtaaaataaatttgattgtttgcgacTTTACGAAACCGAAACGTTCtcagaacgtttaattagaaaaatgttACGTTCCGAattaatatatcgacttttattctgtcgctcggttgcaaaaacttcattcacgaaagttgtagagctcgtcgatacgagttcgtggacgctTCATGCATTTGAATCGGaagtcgtacgtgaaagttattaacgtcggaagttagtttccgattttggaaactagtataaaaggaaatgttttcagctagggttcccataattggaaaccccttTCTCCCCCTCTTTCTCCCTGCCTccctttcttctctctcccgaAAACTCTCTCTCATCCTCTCGGCTCGCTgacgatctccctcctccgagggacgtgctcctcaccgccggcaccAGCGACCTCGCAGGCACGACGCGACGCACCACCGAGCAAGACCCGAGCCAGCTCGCTACCGTGAAGCTCGTCGCGCCTCGTCGGACCGCACGACTGGACCAAGCTCCCCGACGATCTCCGGTGCCTCCAAGACCAAAAATAGGTGAGGTTTCGACTCTAAGTGAtgttgtgattgttgttgtgtGTATTGTGGATGTTTTGGTTGATTTGTGGAAGAGATTGGAGTGAGATCGGGGGGGAAAGAAATGATgaataccgccgccttaggcggcgcgtgtgggggcGTGGGGCAGTCTAGGGGTGGTCTGAGACCgtaggaaggaggaggaggacgaGAGGAAGAGTTTTGGGGCGGAGATGGCGTGATACGCTCCGATGTCGGAgtaggcgcgtgggccccacgcgcggccgccggcgagtggcgcgtgaacagtgaatcgacacagtaatttgtaaaaatttattttacaatggtgaatgtaaaaatgtaatttacgtacggtaaatgtaaatttagtttatgtacagtaaatataaattacttttagtaaatgtaaaaagtaattttagaagggtaattcagtaattattatttactgagacagtatgtacatttgaatagctatacgtacataaatacgtaaacagtatgta
This genomic interval from Argentina anserina chromosome 1, drPotAnse1.1, whole genome shotgun sequence contains the following:
- the LOC126800516 gene encoding AAA-ATPase At2g18193-like, translating into MELTFHRKHKDKVMNSYIPYVLAQAEAIRDAEKTPKFYSYNVKGGSWSCVDLEHLATFETIAMEPELKRMIIQDLDKFVKRREFYKRVGKAWKRGYLLYGPPGTGKSSLVAAMANHLHFNIYDLELTSISSNDELRKALMSTTNRSIVVFEDIDCNKESLSRESTENKNFIVSETKSKFTLSGLLNVVDGLGSSSGDERIIVFTTNHKERLDPALLRPGRMDMHIHMSYCTPKGFETLASNYLGIQDTSKHQLCQEIEGLMESTNITPAEVCEELMRGGGDDADTALEGLVNCLKRKRLETYKLEEEEIRKAKRQKPDNNGSDISEN